The genomic DNA AAGTTTACCAACATGAGATACATGCTACATTTAACATCCCTTACAAATCCATCTATTCTAATCTAAACAAATCTATTATATTCTTCATTGATAATAGATAACTCGTGTTATGGAACAGCAAGTGAGCGATGAAGAAGAACCTCAACCTGTAGTCCTTAGAGAAGAGAAccggaggaggagaagaaagatgaAAGCCTTCACCTCCACCTTCTCCGTGGCCATGGATCAGATAGCCATCGAGTTCgtcctccccaccaccactaagAGTAGCCGCAGCCCGGACACCTTGCTCTTGGAGGTGGCTGGGAACTGGACGGTGGAGCAGGTGAAAGCCCAGGTGTGGCTGAGGGTAGTAGCCACCAACCTGTGCCCCGAGTTCTATCAGAAGTACTCCCCTGACCACTGCATCCTGCTCTACCAGAAGAAGGGCAACTGGTGTGAGATCTACGATAAGCACCAGGTGTTTCAGACCCTGGACTGCATCCGCTACTGGAAAGGTAGAAGATTTTAGTCTTAAATCTTTCTTTTATACCCTtacattttttgtatatattttatcGTGAGGTGTATTGAGATGTTTTCATAAAGTTGTATTTGAATCTAAAGCTCTAAAGAAAGATGTGGGGAAGATCCACCTGACGTGCCGGCCTCAGCCCTCTGAGGAGTCCACACAGTACCAGAGGTACCTCAACTACCTGATTGGCTACGACGTCACCGATGTCAGCAACGTGCACGATGACGAGCTGGAGTTTACCAGGAGGAAGCTCCTCACACCCCGCAAGATAGAGCTGGCCGACCGGGACCCCAAACTCTACTCAATGGACCCTTGGATCACATCCAAGCACCTCCCAGAGTACCTGCTCACCAAGGTATGTAACCCCTAACCTGGCTGCTCCAGGGGTGTAGCTCTGTGGGCGACCCTGTGCTGCTTGCCTGCTCCCAGCCTGTTCTGTATTGGGTGATGTAGCTGGGTACTGGGACAGCAAAAAATAGCCAATTTCCGTTGCCTCTGTATCATGGATCAATAAAGATTGAATAATATTTTATTCTAGGTGACCAACAGCCACATCCTGCTGGTCATTCACAGGAACAAGGCCAGCCAGACCATCAAGGTGTCCATCGACGATACGCCCGTCCAGGCGCTCCAGACCTTCTTTACGAAGATCTCCAATAAGAGGGCCCTGCTGGGAGTTCCTGAGGATGTGTGTGAGGCAGACTATGTCCTGAGGGTGTGTGGCAGGGAAGAGTATATCTATGGGAACCACCCGGTCAGGGACTTCCACTGGGTCCGACAGTGTCTGAAGAACGGGGAGGAGATCCATCTGGTCCTGGAGTCGGCTCCTAATCCAGGTCAAGACCTGGTCCAGAAAGAGGACTGGGCACAGGTGGATGACTGTACTGGAGTGGCAGGTAAGCTAGCATCAATATTCCCAAAGTAATCATATCAGAATATTTCACCAATAGATTACATTTTACAATATGCGCTTTTCATAAAGTTAACAAACTCCCCTAGGCCATAGAGTTGTGCCACAATAACCAATATTATAGCACATGATTTTCCTTTGGGGAATATTTATTTGATGATTAAGATGATTCATATTCCTCTGTTCCAACAGGCACCCATGAGCAGCTAACGATCGACGAGAAAGACCACGAGCGGGTCTTCACGATCTCTTTGTGGGACTGTCACAGGAAGTTCAGGTTTAAAGTCCTGGGCATAGACATCCCGGCCCTGCCGAGGAACCCTGAGCTGATCGTGTATGTGGAGGCCAGTATCTTCCATGGCCAGCAGCTCCTGGCTCAGGAGAGGACCTCCTCCAAGGCTTTCACTGAGGAGGTGCTGTGGAACACCTGGCTGGAGTTTAATATACGCATCAGAGACCTGCCCAAGGGGGCTCGCCTCAGCCTACAGGTAAACTGGGAAACCGTATAATGTTTTTTGGTTTGGTCTGGCAGCTGTATCTATATTTGCTTTAGCCAACATCTTTGTTGTGATCATGCTATTATTTCGGGGATTTTTTTTGTAGAATACCAGTCTATTATTTTGAGAATATAGTATGAATCCCAACTGAATTAAATGAATTGCAATTTaactcttctcttttctcctctccccagGTGTCCTGTGGGAAGGCCCAGACCCAGATCTCTAAGGGCACCTCCTCGTACCAGGACAACGGAGGATCCCCAGTTGGAGGTGGCAGCGGAAACCATGATTGTAATAAGACTAAGAGTCGTCTGCTGTACTACGTCAACCTGCTGCTGGTGGACCACCGCTCGCTGCTGCGCCAGGGAGAGTTCATCCTCCACATGTGGAAGATGCCTGAGAAGACCGAGGACAACAGCAGCGTCAATGCAGACAAGCTGACCTCAGCCACCAACCCAGACAAGGCCTCCTCCATGGCCGTAGCCATCCTGCTGGACAAGTACTGCTACCCAGTGGCCCTGCCCAAGAGCAGGGAGGGCAAGGAGGCTGGGGGGGAGGGTCGGGAGgccgagggaggggagagggggcaaAGGGAGATGCCTAACCACCTGAGGAAGCAGTTTGAGGCAATTGTTGAGACCGATCCACTGCACCCTCTCAGccaagaagacaaagagctgctGTGGCACTTCAGAGAGGAGTGTATGCGTCACCCCAGGTAAGACTGACTGGCATGGTCATCTAATACTATATTACTGAATAAGTCATCTGAGTTTATAATACAGTT from Oncorhynchus tshawytscha isolate Ot180627B linkage group LG15, Otsh_v2.0, whole genome shotgun sequence includes the following:
- the LOC112214342 gene encoding phosphatidylinositol 4,5-bisphosphate 3-kinase catalytic subunit gamma isoform gives rise to the protein MEQQVSDEEEPQPVVLREENRRRRRKMKAFTSTFSVAMDQIAIEFVLPTTTKSSRSPDTLLLEVAGNWTVEQVKAQVWLRVVATNLCPEFYQKYSPDHCILLYQKKGNWCEIYDKHQVFQTLDCIRYWKALKKDVGKIHLTCRPQPSEESTQYQRYLNYLIGYDVTDVSNVHDDELEFTRRKLLTPRKIELADRDPKLYSMDPWITSKHLPEYLLTKVTNSHILLVIHRNKASQTIKVSIDDTPVQALQTFFTKISNKRALLGVPEDVCEADYVLRVCGREEYIYGNHPVRDFHWVRQCLKNGEEIHLVLESAPNPGQDLVQKEDWAQVDDCTGVAGTHEQLTIDEKDHERVFTISLWDCHRKFRFKVLGIDIPALPRNPELIVYVEASIFHGQQLLAQERTSSKAFTEEVLWNTWLEFNIRIRDLPKGARLSLQVSCGKAQTQISKGTSSYQDNGGSPVGGGSGNHDCNKTKSRLLYYVNLLLVDHRSLLRQGEFILHMWKMPEKTEDNSSVNADKLTSATNPDKASSMAVAILLDKYCYPVALPKSREGKEAGGEGREAEGGERGQREMPNHLRKQFEAIVETDPLHPLSQEDKELLWHFREECMRHPRAYPKLLGSVRWGRQEAVLATHRLLERSSVWDRSVLDVGLAMQLLDCHYSDAHVRSMAVRKLETLGDDDVLRYLLQLVQAVKFEPYHDSALARFLLKRALRSKRIGHFLFWFLRSEIAQSMHYQQRYAVLLEAYLRGCGEDMLQDFRRQVEMTEALQKVTREIKAMSAEKYDVSAQVVFQLRQKLENLQTSGLPESFRVPYDPGLRAGALVIEQCKVMASKKRPLWLQFKRADPTTLSSDTIGVIFKDGDDLRQDMLILQILLIMESIWEEESLDLSLLPYGCISTGNKIGMIEIVKDATTIANIQQSVVGSTGAFKDEILNQWLRDKCVSEEKFQQAVERFVFSCGGYCVATYVLGVGDRHNDNIMITESGNLFHIDFGHILGNYKSFLGISKERVPFVLTPDFLYVMGTSGKKSSPHFQKFQDVCVRAYLALRHHTNLLVILFSMMLMTGMPQLTSKEDIEYIREALTVGRTEEEAQRHLLDQIEICRDKGWTVQFNWFLHLVLGIKQGVDKRSA